One Gossypium hirsutum isolate 1008001.06 chromosome A08, Gossypium_hirsutum_v2.1, whole genome shotgun sequence genomic window, AACACTAGTGGGTGCTTGGACTTTCCATCTTACTTTCTTACAGTGGCAACCGCCATTGTGCAGTACTAACTCGGATTCCATGCCGACAACAACCAGGACAAGTTCAAACTTTATCCTAAAGCTGATTTCTAGTTAGTAACTAAGTTCAAATGCGATAGCATCCTAACAACCATCACGCAATGAAACCATTAATCCCACATCTTCATAACACTGTTCAAATGCAATAGCATCTTAAGAACCATCACGCAATGAACCGTTTCCACTTTTCTTTTAACCCCacaaaaatgcataaatataaaCCAATGAAAAAGTGAACACAACAACACCATCAATCTTTCATCTTTAagagaaaaaatatatatcaaaacacCTTACATGGAAaggaaaaaacccaaaaatcaacaGCTTATAGCACTTAAAAGATAAATCAAAAACCTGTTTCATTTGAGGAAAATATTGATCCCAAAATAGGGAAATAAACTCGTGATTCGACATACTAATTAGCATAAGCAAAAATCAAAACAATCGTCAGTTTTAGGGTTACCTGTGTTGCACAAGCTCCTTTGAAAATTACTTGCTTTCGATTCAGGAAATCTGAATCAGTACTGAGAGATCGATTAGCAATTATATGATCTGGTGTTCTTCAATTGAGTGGATTTTTTTGCTTGCTGTTGCCCCAAATTGAGAAATTTCTATATCATTATCCAATGCCCTAAAGCTGCGTCTCCTAATTGCCCTGTTAGACGGATAAAAATCCTGCTAAAgtagaatataatttttttaaagtcaaaGTATCAtttgactttttatttttaatttaatcctttgaaTTTCTAAACTTGAATTTCTTTTAAGATGTAATTGAAGAGAACCGGTGGACTCCTCACCTCTCTTCAGGTCCAAAAGGAGCTTTCCTTTGATTGTTGCTCACCTACCATTCAATCGTCACGAGTCTTCGATCGAACAGTTCTATTGTCTATTCGATGAGTTTGACCATTTGGATCTCCAGTAGAATATCTTGAACAGTGAAGTTGGGCAAAAAGCCTAGAGATTTTGGAAGTGTTAATGGTGACTAGCTTTACGATAGTTGAACATTCGATTGCCAACCTCGTTATCCTTGGTCAAGTCCCTAATGCCAAACTCCAGCCATTTTCATTTGTTGGAATAATAACTCTTGATCCATGAGTTGGACCGTGTTTTGGCTTCACATGGTGGTTGCTCCTGGTGACTTAAGTTTTCCAATCAGTTGTTACTTTGTTTCTTGAATTTGCGAGAAATTATTTTGCTAGGATTTTATTACAAACGTTGTTTCACGATCAGATATGTTTTGTCTGCTACAGCAACAACGATTTGAATAGAGAGACTCATCTCATCAAAGTTCTATTTATCTTGTTGGTTCAAGCAATAGAGATTCGTAGTACATCATAGAGTGCTATATTCACATTTGGAGTTTTGTCTTGTACGGAACTGAAGTCATCAACAGCTTTAGAGTTCATTACCTTATTGGCCTCTATTTATATGAGAGGCAACTCCAATCTTTCATTCTATATGATTAAGTAAAACCCATAATCCAGGCATAAAAGAGtttattgttaaaataattttgggtatttttcatatttttgttattcatatttttgttatttttcattttcctcaaattttgaatttaaggtaatataaatttaagtttttaaatcaAGCGATTAAAAATTTGAATCATTTCAAATTTATGtcctttttttttgtgaattataaGAGAAAGGTATAATTTAATAGCAACGCGActagcataactcaaaatcaagtcGATACACgaaatttttaaattcatgttatttaatttgaatcaaattaaattttcaaatttaatataGGGTAAAGAGATATTGACATGCTGGATGAGACACTAAACTTATAAACtacttgagtttaattaaaaaaattaaattgaattcaataattattaaattgagcTGATTGAATCTTatcgaattttttaattttactatatattttaaatattttattattaaattatattattattcttaatatatatatttattaacattaaatttaataattaaaccgaGCTCGAGTTGCTGGAGCTCGAATAGTATATCCAATATTCAGACTCGGCTACCTCTAAGAAAATTGGGAGTTAGCTGCTACACAGAGAAACAGAGTGGAAACAAAGCAGAAAGGAAGAGAAGAAGagctaaaaaatatatagatatttaaaaaaaaattcatcaatggaGATAACGAACCCTAAACCATCTTCGAAACGCCTGCTATTCGACCGGCGTTATGGTTGGGTGTAAGACCCCTCAAATCTTCTCTCTTTATATCTTTTCTATACgtaattttctctctttttagttttaaatttccgaagaatttatatttatatgcttcAAAATTGAGTTGCAGGTTTGATGAATGGAAAGACCCATCGGAAGAAGCTCTTGCTGCTGGCCGAGGAATGtaggttttctttcttttcttccctaattaaatcaaatattagcAATTGCTTTACTTAACCACTcttcttttttggtttttttcttgGGGTTCATTTTCGAAAGGTTTTGCATAGTTCCTCTAACAAAAGCTTTCTTGAAGACGGCTACAAATTCGGTATGGTGCTATTAGAATTTTACAGATTTTTATGGTATGAAGCTTCTGCATGTTATGTTTGTTGTATTGTATTGTATCATATCCATTTGGGAAATGCTATGAATGTATCTACCAAAGGGATTTTATGTTTCAAGGTTAAGGCAATAACTTCAAGTAGGataatgttttttatatatagGAAGGAGTAAAACCAACTATTTTAGAACATAAAATATTGGGAACTGCTTTAGAAGGCTGATGTGAACCATGGGAGTTCCGAGAGCTGCTGAAATGATGGCCGGAGGATGTCAGGTTGTTATACGAGCAGAGTTTTTCTGCATATGTAAGCTTTGCTTATATTCCTCCTGAAAGGTGGGCTTTTATAGATGGATAAAGGGTTTAGAGCAGACGCACCTTTCCTGATGATCTTTGTGTGGAGTCAGGTCATAAGGATTTGACCCCTTAGCATGAGAAATGAGCTCGATGGGACTACCATGAGAATTTGTGAGCCTAGGAAGTTGGCATCTTTAAACGAGACTGGACTCAATGTGATAGCTTTTTAATGATATTCCAGTGTTGTCTGCTAAGACATTTGTATTGGCATGGCATGGGCTCCCTGACATGGCGTAAGGGTATAACAAACTATATAATCTATTGAGTTGTGAATTTAGTTTTTCATTAAAGACTTGCTTCTGATACTATCCTTAGTGTCTCCGAACTTGGCTGCCTTTTTCGTTGATTGTGCTCATACCTTTGGTATTTTCGTTCGTCATGTGTGCTGGGCACCAATTCTTTACACACAAGGAGTGGCAGGTGCAAAGGTGCACGAAACTAAGGATATTTCATATAAGCAAGATGCTGCAGAAGTGGAATTAGATCATTATTGCATTACTTGTTCTTTAGAATAATTGCCTTGCCTTGTAATATAGTTCTGATGCTGAGTAAAGAAATTTGCCTGGCTTTTAAGAAGCAAAGAATAAGGAAAAGTGGAATTATGGTTGGCCACGAACATGTGCACCCTTAAATATTCTCAGTTATTCCTTCAAAACAATCTAGTACAGGTCAACCTAGGCACTCAAAAATGATTTTTCGATGATACCTATATCACTCCATTAGCTGAACCCACCTTGAAAGTTATTATTTGCTTAGAGGGTCAATAATCTACATTTTTAAGAGCACAATGAGGCCAGCCCTGTTGGATGCCTTTAACTTTGGCTTGTTTCGAAATTAACATTATAGCAAACTGATACGCACAAGCTATATTGTGAATTACAGCCTACAATAGCACGTAAAAACCTTCCTTGTTTGAAGATAGGCACTTTCCTCTTGGACGGCTTCCACTTGTAGAGGTCGATGCCTTACACAGTTATGCATCTTTGCATTTTTGGTCACTCAACCATGCcctttttatttatgattttgccgACACTCGGCTGCATGATATCTTTAGCAGAGTATGAAATGTTAGATATTTATTCTTTGAGCATCACCAATGATTGTTCCAAATCACTCATCCAGTATTATGATATCAAAATAGCCTGTTCTTTGTAGTTACCATTTTCTACTTTGTTTCTCGCAGATCAATTTTGTGGCAAGGTCTactgtaaaagtcttagaaaagCCAGACTTGCTCGACCCCCGGCAGCTGCAAGCTAGCCTCAAAGATCAGCTCAGTAGAGTCACAAATATTATACAAAAACCATAACTCGAATGAGTCATCTCGATGGAAAATCCTTGTCGTGCCAGCAGCAGTTTTGATGATCTAGGCATTGAAAACAATGAACCAAAAAGTGCCTAATTgcttaaaatatgtatatgtatttatatctataattttCCAAGTATCAGTATTTCACATCAAAAAAAATATTCATGCACATGGACTTTGATATGCTGGAACAGATTAGATGTTGATGTTAAAGAGCATGTGTTGTTCACTCGCATGAAATACAGATAACCGTTGGGGTTATGTTTATTCTATGTTATCTAGACTCGggcaagtgtttttttttttttcaagttttttgatattttatgagaATCATACTCTCATATTTGTATCCCAATATGTGTTGGACCAAACAAGAATAATTTAAGAGTAAAATTCAGAAGATTCTAACCGTAAATGATTTGCAATCAAAATAACCGTAGTTGAGATATTGGTGTTTGGAAGCTACACGAGTTTAATTCGAAAAAGAAcctaaattcaatttaataattatcgGATTGAACTCAAGCTATCAATCCAATCGAATTCAAGCTTAGTAATACTCTACTCAAACAACTCATGAGCTCTATTgtgctttttatttttaataatatttttatattattaaattacattattgccttcatatatattattaatcttGAGTTTAATTATCAAACTAAACTCAAGTTTGAATACATACAAGCTTATTCGAGCTTTAGTATACTAACTCAATTTTGAGCTCGAATAGTTCAATTATATCTCAAGCTTAAAAGTAGATATTCGATAGAGCTCGAGCCAAATATTAAGCTCCAAATTTCAAGTCAAGCTCAAGTTTTGCCATTATTCAAGTTCTACTACACCCTTAATAGTATgtacaaaattttggtttttattcaATGTAAACTACACTCATGGTCACAAAACTAACTAAAAGTCTACATTTTGaccactcaacttcaaaaagttacgaAATgttcattgaactatttgaaagttttcatttaagtcattgaaagtgtttatttaaataattggacTGTTTTGTCGTAAAAAAGAATCCGGCTAGTGAGCTCCAAGCAACGATTCAATGATCAATACCCATCAACGAATAGAAGAACATGCCTTAGATCCAAATTGATTCATGACGTTCAAAgttattttatagaaaaaaaataaactaaattgtagaagaaaaagagaaagggcTTTTGATTGATACAAATGGTACGAACAAAGAAAGCCATTCAACAACAATTTTAATAacctaataacttaaataaaaatttctaaattatttgataatcattttataacttttttataactttttgaaattgtaaGTACCTTACTAATAGTTTGTTATTACCTTATTTGCAAGAAATATCAACTATTTGCAAGAAAGATTTCAATTAActtaataattttcttaaaaatatcaactattttcaaaaatatagtTATTTgagtaaacataaaataatatcaagtaGGCATAAAAAACTACAGTGAATCAAAATTGATGCAACAcattacatattaaatcaaaattattatttgattgatCTGAAAAATTATTGTAATAAATACGTTGATGGAACCATAATCCAATCTGATATGATCCCTAACTTAATTGTATTTCCATTCCATAATTCGAAGGACCTGTTTCATTCTTTATAAACATGGGTGACTTCCTTTAATTAGAAGAAAAGCATCATTGCTTGGACTAATCTAATCACTATTTCAGTCCACAAATcccttaaataaaaacttaaagctTTTCAAGATATGTAAAACGAGAGTATAAACACTAATACAACACTCGATTCGAGTCTGAAAGACCAAAGAGTGCCCAAAACCGGAGAGTTTGATGTTGCCTAAGATGGAGCCCCGAGGTATGAAGCAAGCCGCAAAATGTCACTGAATATTCCACCGGCTGTTACTTGGGCACCAGCACCTGGACCACGGACTATCAGTGGCTGCTCCTTGTACCTCTTAGTTGTGAAAGCTATGATGTTGTCGGATCCTGAGAGTTGAGCAAATGGGTGACTTTTGCTGTATCTTCGTAGCTCCACAACTCCCTTTTGGTTAATGGCATCCACTACACCGACATATCTTAGGACCTGCCAAAGAATGATTCGTCATAACCTACAGAGATATTTCAACATTACACGCACGCAAGTAAACGCGAACATAACAGAAGTCAATATCAACCTTGaagaaatttcaaaacaaattttaagaAAGGTGATcgttgaaatataaaattaattgctTTTGTACCTCACTACATTCGCTTTCACCCCCTTCTTGcagtaaaagtaccatagaggctCCTATAATAGGAGTCAAAATCACATTTTGTCCCCTCTACTTAAAAATTGCAGAAATTAATCTCTATAAATTAGATCAAaaagcaatttaatcctttctattaaaaatttcatccatttgtaatGTTAAAAACTGGCGTGCCTGCCGGCATAATTAGACAATGACACGTGGCGTGTTACATGTACGCCATGCTACCATATAGAAGCCAATTTTAAACCGTAGAAAGAGATGAAATTTTTAGTCGAAGGACTactttgctctttgatctaatgtacagagattaatttgcctttttttttagtagaggggacAATATGCAATCTGACTCAAAGAAGCAATTCTTTCGTACACATGCAATATTTGAttaactttgaaaataaaaaaagatattaCCCTCAAGGCACTGGCACGGCGGCACctatttaaaatacaaattcCTTGTCACCTTGCATCAAGGCACATCTCAAAGCATGCCCTACTATTGTTTTTTGAGTTTTATCCGCAATTACGGGTATGGTTTTAGagtttgttttagttttaatatacaagtagaaataaggaaaaaagaAGGAACAAAAACCAGATACTCACTTCCCCTGATTCCTCAGCATCCTGTCTCTCCTTAGCCAAGTCTTTGTCAAACTCAGGTAATTGCTTCATAAACTCTTCAGCAGATGCAGTCGCCTGCAAAGGCAAATAAAAGTGTCACATCTTTTCAAAAACGAAATCGTTTCCTTTTCCAAGCATAATAACACAAAAATAACCCTTACACGTAGTGGTTCCGGAACCAGAGTCTGAACAGGTATATCAGAAAGTTCCAACTTCAAGCCAGATTCTCTGGCAAGAATTATCACCTACAAAATGCAAATAGATATATGATCTGAATCTCATCTGATTGCAGGGAGCATAAAGCAGAGCAactagaaaatgaaaaaaagaaatgataCTATTATTAgtctgttaatttttttttttttaaatcttttgtCACTCTTGTATTAcaataattatgtattttttgTACACAAAAAAGcatag contains:
- the LOC107928259 gene encoding uncharacterized protein; translation: MEITNPKPSSKRLLFDRRYGWVFDEWKDPSEEALAAGRGMFCIVPLTKAFLKTATNSINFVARSTVKVLEKPDLLDPRQLQASLKDQLSRVTNIIQKP